The stretch of DNA ACGACCCCGACGTCCGCTGCGCGTTGAGCAGCCTGCCTTCGGTGGGCTCCGCGCGCCGGGTGTTGTGGCTGTTCGCAGGAGTCAGCGGGCCGGACCCGCTGGGCCTGTCGAGGCGCTCGGACATCCTCAAGCTCACCCTGGGCCCGCTGTCGCGCAGGGACACCGCCAGGATGGCCGCGAACCGCCTCGGCGGGGTGCCCGACACCGCTCTCTGTCGGCTGATCGACGCCTGCGGAGGCCATCCTGGGCTGTTGGCCGCTTTCTTGGAGACGCTGATCGCCCACGGTGGGTACCTGGTGAGCGAGGGGGTCGCCCGGCTGCCGTCAGGACCGCTGCCGCTGCCGGTGCTCGCCGGGCTGCTGGCGCAGGACCCGCGGCTGTCCGCGCGGACCAGGTCGGTGGTGACCGCGGTCGCCGCGCAACCCCACGGGGTTCGGATGCGCGAGCTGACTCAACTGCCGGACGACACCGCGGTCCCGCTCCTCGCGGCGATCCACGAGGCCGCCGAGGCGGGGATACTCGCACTCGACGGCGACCGCGTCCTGTTCCGCCACCCGTTGGTGCGAGAGGCGGCCGTACTGTTGTCGCGCCCGCCCGTGCGCTCCGGCTCCGTCCCGTGGCAACTCGCCGCGGATTCCGCGTCGATGGCCCCGCGCGCGGACCGTCCTGACGGTCGAACCGTCCCGCGCGACCTCAGGAAGCGGGTGCGGGACGAGGAACCCAACCCGCTGAGTACGGCCGAGCAGAACATCGTCCGGCTGGTCGCCGACGGGTTGACGAACCGCCAAATCGCCTCGCGCGTAGGGCTTTCCCACCACACCGTCAATTTCCACCTCAGGAAGATATTCCGAAAGCTGGGCGTCTCCTCCCGGGCCGAACTCGTGGGGGCGCACCTCCACCTGCTCCACCCGAGGGACCAGCCCCGGACGATGCCCCCCATACAGGAGAGCAGGACAGCAGATGCAGGATGAACAGGCCGTGTCCGTCACCGAACGGCACGGGGACATACCGGAGGAGCCCCCGCCGGCAGCCGATGAAGCGAGCTCCCAAGGGGCCGGCCCCGCCCGTGTCCGGGCCATGGTCCTGGTGGCGATGGCCGCCACCTTCATGGCGATGATGGACTCCTACATCGTCAACGTCGCGATTCCCTCCATCCGCGCGGACCTCGGTGCCTCGGTCTCCGCGGTGGAGATGACCGTGGGCGGATACATCCTGGTGTACGGCCTCTTCCTGGTGACCGGCGGCAGGCTCGGCGACATCGTGGGCTACCGGCGGATGTTCCTCGTCGGCCTCGGCCTCTTCACCCTCGCCTCGCTGGCCTGCGGCATCGCGCCCAACCCGGAGCTGCTGATCGTCTTCCGCTGTGTACAGGGTTTCTCGGCGGCGCTCTTCTTCCCGCAGATCCTCTCCATCATCCAAACCTCGTTCGTGGGCGCGAAGCGGGACCGCGCGCTCGCGCTGTTCGGGGTCACCATCGGACTCGCGGCCATCACGGGGCAGTTGATCGGTGGCGTTCTGGTCCAGGCCGACCTCTTCGGCTGGGGGTGGCGCCCGATCTTCCTGGTCAACCTGCCGGTGGGGCTCGCGACCATCATCGGTGCCGCACTGACGATGCCGGGACTCAAGGGTGCTCACCGGCCCAGGCTCGACCTGCCGGGAGTGGGGCTGCTCACCGCCGCGCTGCTGCTGCTCTCGTTCCCGCTCGCGGAGGGCCGCACCATCGGCTGGCCCGTGTGGTGCTTCGTGATGATGGTCCTGTCGATACCCGTCTTCGTGGCCTTCGGGCTGTGGGAGCGCAGGCTCCAGGCGAACGGCGGTCAGCCGCTGGTCAGCCCCGCTCTGCTCGGTCTGCGCGGCTACCGGTCGGGCAACGCGGTGTTCCTCGCCTTCTTCGCGTGCAACGCCGGTCTGTTCTTCGTCCTCGCCGTCCAGTTGCAGAGCGGCCTCGGCTACACGGCGCTCCAGTCGGGTCTGCTCTTCGCTCCGCTGGGTGTCGCCTTCACCGCCGTGTCGCTGTTCGTGCCGAGGATCGTGGCCAAACTCGGGCTGCACATCCTGACGGTCGGCTACGCGCTCAACGCCCTCGGCTACCTCGTCCTGCTCGTCACGGCGCTGCTCGCGGGCGACGGTCTGACCGGGCCTGTCCTCATCCCCGCCTTGGTACTCATCGGTGTGGGACAGGGCCTGGGCGTCAGCCCGTTGCTCGGTACCGCGCTGGCCGAGGTACCGCCACAGGAGGCGGGCAGTGCGGCGGGAGTGCTGGAGACCGTGGGCCAGTTGGGCATGTCGGTGGGCATCGCGCTGGTCGGGCTGCTCTACTTCAGCACCCTCGGCGACTCGACCTCGCAGCACGGTTACACGCACGCGTTCACGGTGACGCTGGTGCTGAACCTCGTACTGTCGCTGCTCGCCCTGGTGTTCGTGCCCCCGCTGCGCAAGGCAGCCGCGGCCCAGATGGCGGCCGCGGCTGCTACGTGACAGTCCTTACCCCTATGGGCGCCCGGCGGGTGCCCATAGGGGCCCGCATGCACGGAGCGCTCGACCGCGTCGACCGCACCGCCCAGATCCTCGACGTCGCCCAGACCCCCTACGCCCCCCGGATCCTCTACGCCACCTGGGCCCATGACGTCGCCCATGTGTTCGTGGGCCGCGTCCTTCGTGTCATCAGTCGTCCGGGGGCGTCCGGTGTCGAATCCGTACGCTCTCAGTCGTACGAGATGTGCCGCGACCGCGTGAGCACGACATCGTTCTCGATCGTCAGGACGTCCTCCAGAAGGCAACTCGGCCAGATCTCCGGCACCTTCTCCCCGCGTCGGGTACGTACGACCAGGGCGTAGAGGGTGGCTCGTACTGATCCGTCGGAGAGCGGACTGAGGGCAATCTGATTGTAGTAGTGCCGCTTGGTCACCTGATCGTCCTTGTGGGCATGCGCATGAGCCTGTGCCGCCGCGAGAATTCCCGCACGTGTCCTGGCGGGCGGCGCATCGGGTGAGTGAAAGAACACCGCGTCCTCGGTGAACGTCTCGACGTATCTCTTGAAGTCCCCCCGGTCCAGGGCCTGCGTCTGATGAGCGTACAGATTCTGCACCAGCGCGTAGATTTCCGCCGTCACCTTGTGCACGGTAAATGCCTCCATATATTCCCTTGCGGATGGACTCGGAATGAATCTATTTCCGCACTCTGGAGGCGTTGTGGAACAGAGCTGAACGTATCCGTCCCGGCATTTTTCGCGCGGCGGCGGGCTGAAGCGCTGCTCCAGATCCTTTCCAGCGCGTACGGCGACGATCGGGTTCCCGAGAGCACGGTGCGCCCCGAGAGGATGCTGATATCACGATGCCGGACGTCAAGAAAGACCTGGTGGCCGGGGGACGCCGGTTGGCACAAGTGGCGGCAGAGCACGCCATGAAGGCGGAGACCGACCGCCGGCTGACTCCAGAAGTGGTGAACGGCATCGTCGAGGCCGGTTTCCCCCGGCATTTTGTCCCGTCCCGGTGGGGTGGCACAGAAGGATCTTTCGTGGAGTACGGGTCCGCGGTGGCGGATCTCGCCGAGGGAGACGCGTCCGCCGCGTGGGTGGCGGCCGTTGTCGCCTCGCTCGGCCGGATGGCCGGCTATCTACCGGAAGCGGGGCAGCGCGCTCTGTGGCAGCGGACACCGGACACCTTTCTGGCCTGCGGGCTGGTGGCGAGCGGTACGGCGGCCGAGGTCGAGGGCGGCTGGCGGGTGAAGGGAACGTGGCGGTACGTCAGCGGCGTCCACTTCTCCGACTGGGCGCTCGTCGCCTGTCCCGTACCGGGCGGAACCGACGGCCCTGACGTCCGGTTCCTCCTGATACCGCGTGACTCGTACACCGTGGAGAACAGCTGGTTCACGGTCGGCATGCGCGCCACGGGAAGCGACAGCCTGCGCGTCGAGGAGACCTTCGTCCCTCGGGAGTTCTCCTTCCCCCGCAGTGCGCTCCTGTCGGGAACGGCACCGGCCGACGCGCCCGCCACCTCGGCGCTCCCACTGCGGGCCGTGAGCGGACTGACGTTCGCGGGCCCCCTCCTTGGCGCGGCGCGCGGGGCGTTGAGGGCGGCCGGAGAGGATCTGGCGCGACGCCGTGCGGGCGGTCGCGCCCATCGCGTCCTGCACGGACACGACGCGGGACTGGAGATCGCCATCGCCAGAGCGGCCGCGCGGACCGAGGCTGCGGCCGGGCTGCTGACACGGGCGGCGACCGAAGCGGACGGCGAGGCGGGGGCGGGCGGTACCGCGACCGCACGGCTCGCGCTGCAATACGCGGCCGGTGCCGAACTGCTCACCGAAGCCATCGACGCCGTCTTCCGGTTGACGGGCACCTCCTCGCACGACCAAGGTGCGCCGCTTCAGAGGTTCTGGCGCGACATGTCCACCGCGGCGGGACACGCGGTACTGAGGATCGAACCGGCGGCACGCGACTACATCAACACGCTCAATAAAGCTCAGGAGGAACAGAGTTGACCGTCACGCAGGGAAAGATCGTGGTGCACGACGAGGTCGAGCCGGTGAAGTGGACCGTGGAGGAGGGGCGATTTCTGCTGCGCGGTTCGGACACCGGAGGGCGGCTCTCGCTCATGGAGTTCATCACCCCGCCCGACGGGGGCCCACCGCTGCATCTGCACGAGAACGAGGACGAGACGTTCATCGTGACCAGTGGGGCCTACGAGTTCAGGCTCGGGGAGAAGCGCCACGAAGGCGGCGTCGGCACCATCGTCCACGGCCCACGCGGTACCGCTCACGCCTTCCGGAACGTCGCCGACACGACCAGCACCATGCTGTGTGTCGCCACCCCGGGCGGGGCGGAGCTGATGTTCGAGGAGCTGATCGAACTGCGCGCGAGCGAGACCCCGCCGACGTGGCAGGACGTCCTCGCCCTCGCGACCAAGCACCGCATCAGCTACCCGGAGGGGCCACCACCGGGCAGGAGCTGACGCCCCGCCGTCCCACTCCACCCGTACACCTCTGCCTCGTACGGCTCCCGAGTCCGTACGAGGCAGACGCGTGCTCGCGGGCGTGGGGATCACGCCTCCGCCACCGCCCCTTTCTCCGCGGCGGGTGCGGCACTCGGGGCGGCGGCGCGCGCGACCGTCCTGCCGATGACGTGGATGAGCAGAGTCATCGCCAGAGTGATGCCGACCGCCACCCATGCGGAGATCTCGGTGGCATGGGCGTACGCGGCCGCGCTTTTGGCATGGCCGAGCGTCGAGAAGAACAGGGTCCCGACACAGGCGAGGCCGGTGACGCTGGCGAACTGTTGGAACGTCGAGAGCATCCCGGACGCGGCACCCGCCTGGGCCGGGGCGATCGCGGACAGCGGCACACCCACCAGGGACGGCAGGATCAGGCCGTTGCCCAGGCCCATCAGAGCGAGGGCGACGAGGAGTACGGGTACGGCGTTTCCGTCCTTGACGACGTGCAGCCCCACCGCGACGGTCAGGGCGCTGACGGTGGTGATCGCGGCGCCCAGCGTCATGATCCAGAGGCCGTGAGCGGCGATGAGCCGACGCCCCACCAGAGAGGTCACCATGGCGCCGACGGCGAGGGGCACGAAGCACAGCCCCGCGCGGAGCGGGCTGAGGCCGAGCCCGTCCTGTACGAAGAGGCTGAGGATAAAGCTCATGCTCATGAAGAAGAGCATGAAGGCCGCGTTCATCGCCATGCCGATCTTGAAGACCGAGCTGCGGAACAGGGTCATGTCGAGCAGTGGCTGGCCACCGGCCCTGCCGACCCGGCGCTCCCAGCGGACCGTGAGCCCCATGGTCACCACGGCGATCGCCAGAAAGGCCCAGATCCACCCGGGCCAGCCGAGCCCGCGGCCGAAGATCAGCGGTACGAGGGCCAGTCCGAGGGAGCCGGAGACGCCGACCATGCCGAGCAGGTCGAGCCGGGGCTGCTTGTCCGGGACCGTCCTGGGCAGCAGTCGGATACCGAGGGTCACCAGGACGGCGCCGACCGGGACGTTGACGAGGAAGATGGCCCGCCATCCCAGCCCCGCGATGTCGGCGATCAGCAGCAGGCCACCGAGGACCTGGCCGAGAATCCCCGCGAGCCCGGCGGTGACGCCGTACCAGGACAGCGCCCGCGGCCGCTCCTCCGGCGGAAAGATCACGGTGACCAGGGCGAGCATCTGCGGAACCATGGCTGTGGCGGTGAAGCCCTGGACGAGCCGGCTGATCACGAGTTCCGTGGGGGTCTGCGACACCGCGCAGAGAGCGGACGCCACGGTGAATCCGGCCATCCCGAGCAGGAACATCTTTCGGTACCCGAGCCGGTCGCCCAGCCGGCCGCCGGTCACGAGACCGGCCGCGTAGACGAAGACGTATCCGCCGACGATCAGCTCCAGAGCGGCCTCCCCCGCGTGCAAGTCCTGCCGTAAGGAGGGAAGTGCGACATTGACCACTTGAGCGTCGAAGCCGTACATGAAGAACGCGGACATAATGACGGGCAGCGCGAGCCACCGACGAGTATTGTCGGCCTGCACGTGTCCTCCCAGGGGTTTGAGAAAAGGAAATCGCAGAAGAAATTGACCATGCAACTGACTAGGTGCACTTTTCGTGCCATGCGGAGAATTACAGATTAATCGCCCCCAACCGGACGGGCGGCTTTATCTTGAATTCATTAATGGGGCGGCAACGGCAAGGTAAAAATCTTCCGGCCGTACGAACCGACTGAACCAGTCTGCCACCACGGGGGCGTCCACCACCGTGACCAGCATGTTATGTTGGTGCGTCTTTTGGAATGCATTTTCCAGGATATCCATTTCGTCTCTTTTTTCCGATGAGGGAGCGCTTGAATGGCGGGGGATTCGTACACGGTCGGAGTTGCCCACGAAAATCCATTGATGCGGTGGGCCCTGGAGCGCATATTGAGCAGCGATCCAGCTATCAGCGTCGTCCCTGTCCTGGACGGCACGCTCCCTCCCCATATCGATGCCGCAGTGGCTGACTCGCCACTCATCGACCGGGCCGGATGTCCACTGCCCGACGCTCGTGTACTGATCCTCAAGCCGGACGACCGCAGATCGCCCCGCGAAATCATGAGCTCTGTCCGCATCGCGCTCGGCCGGCCGTCAATGGGAGGCTGCTCCCCCGAAGCCGAACTCACGGCGCGTGAGTACCAAGTCCTGAACCATCTCGGGGCGGGGCTGACGCAGCGACAGGTAGCGCGCCGGTTGGAGATCAGTCCGCACACGGTGGACACCTATGTCAAGCGGATCCGGAAGAAGATCGGCCCCGGCAACAAGGCGCATCTGGCCCAGGCCACCTTCCTCCAGCTCTTGTAACGTCTCATGAAATCCGCTGGTCACTCGGGGCGTCATGACATCCCTGGTGGGGGTCGCGACCCTCTACTGGCAGGCCTCGCAGGACTCGGGATTCTCCAGAGAACAGGCGATGGCATCCGCCTGCGCGACCGGCGGGGTCTCCTGGACGGTGGCGACGGACCGCGCGGCCCGCGCGATCCGCGTCGCTGGGCGTGAGCGCAGGTAGTAGGTGGTCTTGAGCCCCTGCTTCCAGGCGTGGGCGTACATCGAGCTGACCTTCCCGATGGTCGGCGTCTCCAGGAAGAGGTTGAGCGACTGGCTCTGATCGATGTACGGAGTACGGGCCGCCGCCATGTCGATCAGGCCGCGCTGCGGGATCTCCCAGGCCGTCCGGTATAGCGCGCGGGTCTCCTCGGGGATCCAGCTGAAGCCCTGCACCGAACCGCCCGCCTCACGCAGTGCCTCGCGGGAATCGGCGTCCCAGACACCGAGTTGCTTCAGATCGTCCACCAAGTACGCGTTCACCTGGAGGAATTCACCCGACAGTGTCTCGCGCTTGAACAGATTGGACACCTGCGGCTCAACACATTCGTACACACCGGCGATCGACGCGATGGTCGCGGTCGGCGCGATGGCCAGGAGCAGCGAGTTCCGCATGCCGGTCCTGGCGATCCGGGCGCGCAGCGCGTCCCACCGTCGCGGCCAGGTGGGCTCGGCGGCGTAGTGGTCGGGGTGCAGCACACCACGGGCCGTACGTGTCCTCTCCCAGGCGGGGAGCGGGCCGCTCCGCTCCGCCAGGTCGCAGGAGGTCTCGTAGGCGGCGAGCATGATCCGCTCGGAGATCTGCGTGGAGAGTTCCCTGGCACGCGGCGAGTCGAAGGGCAGCCGCAGGGTGAAGAAGACGTCCTGGAGCCCCATCAGGCCCAGGCCCACCGGGCGCCACTTGGCGTTGGAACGGCCCGCCTTCTCGGTCGGGTAGAAGTTGATGTCCACGACACGGTCGAGGAAGGTGACCGCGGTCCTGACGGTCTCGTCCAAGCGTTGCCAGTCGATGGAGTCGCCCGAGACGAACGCGCCGACGTTGACCGAGCCCAGGTTGCAGACGGCGGTCTCGCCCTCGTCGGTCACCTCCAGGATCTCGGTGCAGAGGTTGGACGAGTGGACGACGGAGCCGGGCTCCGCGGTCTGGTTGGCGGTGCGGTTCGACGCGTCCTTGAAGGTCATCCACCCCTGGCCGGTCTGGGCGAGGGTGCGCATCATCCGCCCGTACAACTCCCGTGCGGGGATGGTCTTCCTGGCGAGTCCGTCGGCCTCGGCCTTCCGGTAGGCGGCGTCGAACGCGTCACCCCACAGATCGGTGAGCTCCGGGACATCGCTGGGCGAGAAGAGCGACCACCGGCCGTCCGTGTCGACACGGCGCATGAACTCGTCGGGCACCCAGTGCGCCAGGTTGAGATGGTGTGTGCGCCTGGAGTGCTCACCGGTGTTGTCGCGCAGCTCAAGGAACTCCTCGATGTCGGAGTGCCAGGTCTCCAGGTAGACGGCGGCGGCGCCCTTGCGCCTACTGCCCTGGTTCACCGCGGCCACCGAGGCGTCGAGTGTCTTGAGGAAGGGCACGATCCCCTTGGAGTGCCCGTTGGTGCCGCGGATCAGCGAACCGCGCGAGCGGATACGCGAGTACGGGAGACCGATGCCGCCGGTGTGCTTCGAGAGCCTGGCGACCTCGTGGTAGCGGTCGTAGATCGAGTCCAGCTCGTCCAGCGGTGAGTCCAGCAGATAGCAGGACGACATCTGAGGGTGCCTGGTACCGGAGTTGAACAGGGTCGGCGACGAGGGCAGATACTCCAGGCGGCTCATCAGCCCGTACAGCGAGGCTACTTCGGCCAAGGCGCGCGGGGAGTCGTCCTCGGCGAGACCGGCGGCGACCCGCAGCATGAAGTGCTGCGGTGTCTCGATCACCAGACGGGTGATCGGGTGACGCAGCAGGTAGCGGCTGTAGAGGGTGCGCAGCCCGAAGTAACCGAAGCGGTCGTCGGCGCCGGTGTCGACGAGCGCGTCGAGTCGTGCGGCGTGCAGTTGTACGAAGCCGGCGGTGCGGTCGGCGATCAGTCCCTCGCGGTGCCCGACGGCGACGGAGGCGGAGAACGACACCGCGCCCTGCCCTGCCGCCTCGCCCGCGATGGTGCGGGTCAGCAGTCTCGCCGCGAGACGGGAGTACGCGGGATCCTCGGAGATCAGGCCGGCCGCCACCTCGGTCGCCAGCTCCCGCAGTTCGGCGTCGTCCGCGGTCGAGCTGCGCCCACGCAGGGCCGCTTTCGCCACCTTGCCGGGATCAATTCCCTGGAGATCCGCACTGAGGTCGGTCAGCGTCCGCAGCAGTACGGTCCCCGGGGCGTCCGCCACCTGTGCGGAGACAGGTGCGGTGGGCGCGATGGTCACGTGGTGCTCCCTTGTCGAACGTGGGCGTGGTCCGGAGCGCCGGAGGGCAGGGGCGCGCGAAGGCAGACACCTGTGCCCTGAGGCCTCCCGTGCCACAGGCGTCCTTGGTGACGCCGAAATGCAGTGGCAGCATACATCTAGTGCCGCATCCTGAAGTGGAGCCCACATGTTGTGTCTTGGTCGATCTGCGTCTCGCTGACGCACGGCGAGAGAGGCGCCTCGTCCCCCACCCGTCCGGCGGGTTCCGGGTGCTCATCGGGGGTCCAGGAAGTCTCCAGGGCGGCGGACGAGGCTGAGGCCGGCAGTGTCCGCCCGCGCCTCGCTCGACTGCTCGGCGCGGCGAAGCGAGAGGCGATCAAGAATGACCGAAAATCGGTCTGCTACCCACAGCATCGAGATCGAGGCGCCCCCGAGGGCGGTGTACGACCTGGTCGCCGACGCCGGCCGGTGGCCGGTGGTCTTCGGACCGACCGTGCACGTCGACGTAACGGAACACTCCCTCGGGGAGGAGCGCTTCAACATCTGGGCCATGGCGAAGGGGGAGGTCGCCAACTGGTCCTCCCGAAGGACCCTCGACGCCGCGCATCTCACCATCGACTTCCGGCAGGAGCGCAGTGTCGCGCCCATCGCCTCGATGGGCGGGCGGTGGGAATTCGCTGCCGCCGGGCCGGAATCGGGGGGCGGGGCCGGTACCGAAGTGCTGCTGCGCCACGATTTCACGCTGGAGCGGGAGTCCCCCGAATCCCTCCAATGGATCATGGGGGTCCTCGACCAGAACAGCGGTGCGGAGCTTCGGGCGTTGAAGTCGGTGGCCGAACTCGGCGCCTCCGCCGACGAGCTGATCTTCTCCTTCGAGGAGACCGTCTCCTACCAGGGCGAGCTGGAGCCGGCCTACCGCTTCGTGTACGACTGTGCGGCGTGGCCCCGGCGGTTGCCGCACGTCGCCGCTGTCGAGCTGGTGGAGGAGACACCGGGGATCCAGCACATGAAGATGGAGACGGTGGCCGCCGACGGCACGGCGCACAGCACGGCGTCGGTGCGGGTGTGCACACCTTCCGAGCGGATCGTCTACAAACAGACCGAGCTGCCAAAGGCTCTTCTCGGACACAGTGGCACCTGGCGCTTCACCGAACAGGCCGGGGGGAAGTGCTCTGTGACCTCCCAGCACCTGGTGATGCTCGACCCCCGCGAGGTGGCGCCGGCCGACCTCGCCGCATTCCGGGAGCAGGTCGCCGCGTCGCTGGCGCGCAACAGCCGCACGACCCTCGAAGCCGCGTGCGAGGCGGCGACGCGCGGTCGGACGGCGGGGGCCCGGCCCTGACCCTGGTCCATTGACACGGTCGCGCTCGTAGAACCGGCATCGACTGTGGCGAGGTCCGCGCCACAGTCGATGCCGGTCGGGTCCACCGTGCGGGTCGGGTCCACCGTGCGGGTCGAGTCCATCGGCGCCGATCGAGTCCACCGATGTCGGTCGAGTCCGCTCCGGGTCAGGCGTGGAGAGCGCCCGCGCCGGGCCGTGCGGAGCTCAGGACCGATGCCGGTCGAGTCCATCAGCGCCGGTCCAGTCCGCTCCGGCTCCGGCTCCGGCTCCGGCTCCGGCTCCGGCTCCGGCTCCGGCTCCGGCTCCGGCTCCGGCGTGGGGAACGCCCCTGCCACAGGCCGTGCCCGGCTCAGCCGGTCTTCGACTCCGACAACGCGAACGCCTCCGCCGCCTTGCTGATCAGTTCGAGTCGGCCGCTGTGATCGACGCGGGCCGGGGACAGCATCACCGTCAGTGTCGAGGCCCCCGCGGACCTGAACTCCCGCATGCGCCCGGCGACCCGGTCCACGGGGCCGATGAGCGAGACCCGGTCCACGAGTTCGTCCGGAATCGCTTTCGAGGCCCGCGTGAGATCTCCCTCGGCTGCTGTCCGATGAAATTCGGTCATGGCTTTGCCGAATCCGATACGCCGGGCGATGGCGGAATACACATTGCGCTCCGGATCGCCCATGCCGAGAAAGTGTGCGTAGTGGCCGCGTAGGCGATCGATACCTTCTGCCACATTGTCGACGAACAGAGTCGGGACACTGGGAGCGACATCGAAGTCACGCATGTCCTTGCCTGCCCGGTCCCTGCCCTTCTGGATTCCGGCCCTGGCGTCGACAAGGGATTCGGGTGACACGAACGCACCGATCCAGCCGTTCGCGATCTCACCGGCGAGGCGCAGGTTGCCACTGCTCAACGCCGCCAGGTAGATGGGGATGCCGGTGTCCCCGGGCTCCTTGTGGATGTGCAGCGGCGCACCGTCCCGTGAGCCGATGGGAAGCCGGTAGTGCTCACCCTCGTACCGCACGGGAGCACCCGCGAGGGCGGCACGGACGATCTCCACGTACTCCCGGGTGCGCGCCAGCGGTTGGTCGAAGGGGACCCCGTACCAGCCCTCGGAGACATCGGGGTTGGAGACACCGAGCCCCATCCGGAAGCGGCCGCCGCTCAGTGCGTGGAGCGTCGAGGCGGTGAGCGCCGCGAGTCCCGGCGAACGGGCCGGGATCTGCATCACACCGGAGGCCAGGCCTATGGTCCGTGTGCGTCCCGCAACCACACCGAGCACGCTGGGAGCGTCGCTGCGGTACCCCTCACCGCATATCACGAGATCGAA from Streptomyces tsukubensis encodes:
- a CDS encoding aromatase/cyclase, producing the protein MTENRSATHSIEIEAPPRAVYDLVADAGRWPVVFGPTVHVDVTEHSLGEERFNIWAMAKGEVANWSSRRTLDAAHLTIDFRQERSVAPIASMGGRWEFAAAGPESGGGAGTEVLLRHDFTLERESPESLQWIMGVLDQNSGAELRALKSVAELGASADELIFSFEETVSYQGELEPAYRFVYDCAAWPRRLPHVAAVELVEETPGIQHMKMETVAADGTAHSTASVRVCTPSERIVYKQTELPKALLGHSGTWRFTEQAGGKCSVTSQHLVMLDPREVAPADLAAFREQVAASLARNSRTTLEAACEAATRGRTAGARP
- a CDS encoding LLM class flavin-dependent oxidoreductase — its product is MRLAAHLVHEKAGDLASAAEDAGFDLVICGEGYRSDAPSVLGVVAGRTRTIGLASGVMQIPARSPGLAALTASTLHALSGGRFRMGLGVSNPDVSEGWYGVPFDQPLARTREYVEIVRAALAGAPVRYEGEHYRLPIGSRDGAPLHIHKEPGDTGIPIYLAALSSGNLRLAGEIANGWIGAFVSPESLVDARAGIQKGRDRAGKDMRDFDVAPSVPTLFVDNVAEGIDRLRGHYAHFLGMGDPERNVYSAIARRIGFGKAMTEFHRTAAEGDLTRASKAIPDELVDRVSLIGPVDRVAGRMREFRSAGASTLTVMLSPARVDHSGRLELISKAAEAFALSESKTG